From the Deinococcus radiophilus genome, one window contains:
- a CDS encoding V-type ATP synthase subunit F gives MTAPKTGRSHRVAILADSETATGYRLAGAEVIEATPETAQAALERLITDGRHGLVAVDGGLIADPIGSTARLMRGRDLPILLPLPSLSDAFSEDTVDAKAYMGRLVRETVGFDIKL, from the coding sequence ATGACCGCACCGAAAACGGGTCGCTCGCACCGCGTAGCGATTCTGGCCGACAGCGAAACGGCGACCGGCTACCGTCTGGCCGGAGCCGAAGTGATCGAAGCGACCCCAGAGACGGCCCAGGCCGCTCTGGAGCGCCTGATCACCGACGGACGTCATGGTCTGGTGGCGGTGGACGGTGGATTGATCGCCGATCCCATCGGCTCCACGGCCCGCCTGATGCGTGGCCGTGATCTGCCGATTCTGTTGCCGCTGCCCAGCCTCAGTGACGCTTTTAGCGAAGACACCGTGGACGCCAAGGCGTACATGGGCCGTCTGGTCCGCGAAACTGTCGGATTCGACATCAAACTGTAA
- a CDS encoding V-type ATPase subunit, with the protein MPDDYAYINTRVRMMRNALLDGRSLESALAASSYPEFLRVLSETGFAANLRETTAEGAGLPELDRALSRSLFATTQKVLGFADGNAKREIETLLMRWDLVNLKTVARGVVAGRGVDAIRSSLIPGGTIKPSLLESAAGSSDLAGVASAISVSAHPLAAAFRKGVGAYQASGNLLNLEVALDQGYYNHVRKVAQDTSLRTYVGREIDITNALMARQAQAAGVPLEQDFFVPGGRLDAAGYARLSSGDTSASPDIAAIMDAPSPQAAEVAARAALDRAARSIGVSDPMGVGIILDFLRRKEIEAAKLRLIGRGKYYGLPEEQIRQEVGA; encoded by the coding sequence ATGCCTGACGATTACGCCTATATCAATACCCGCGTCAGGATGATGCGCAACGCCCTGTTGGACGGGCGTTCGCTGGAATCCGCCCTGGCCGCCAGCAGCTACCCGGAATTTCTGCGGGTGCTGAGCGAAACGGGCTTTGCCGCCAACCTACGTGAAACCACTGCCGAGGGAGCGGGTCTGCCCGAGCTGGACCGGGCGCTGAGCCGCAGTCTCTTCGCGACCACCCAGAAAGTGCTGGGCTTCGCTGATGGCAACGCCAAGCGGGAAATCGAAACCCTGCTGATGCGCTGGGATCTCGTGAACCTCAAGACAGTGGCACGCGGTGTGGTGGCCGGGCGCGGCGTGGATGCTATTCGCAGCAGCCTGATTCCCGGTGGCACCATCAAGCCCAGCTTGCTGGAGAGCGCCGCGGGCAGCAGTGATCTGGCTGGGGTGGCTTCGGCCATCTCGGTGAGCGCTCATCCGTTGGCCGCCGCCTTCCGTAAAGGTGTGGGGGCTTACCAAGCCAGCGGGAACCTGCTGAACCTGGAGGTCGCGCTGGATCAGGGGTACTACAACCATGTTCGCAAGGTTGCCCAAGACACCTCTTTGCGTACCTACGTGGGCCGCGAGATCGACATCACCAACGCGCTGATGGCCCGTCAGGCCCAGGCTGCTGGTGTGCCACTGGAACAGGACTTCTTTGTTCCCGGTGGCCGTCTGGACGCGGCGGGATACGCCCGGCTGTCGTCAGGTGACACCAGCGCGTCCCCGGATATCGCGGCCATCATGGACGCTCCGAGCCCGCAAGCTGCCGAAGTGGCCGCCCGCGCCGCGCTGGACCGGGCGGCCCGCTCTATCGGTGTCTCTGACCCGATGGGTGTGGGCATCATCCTGGACTTCCTGCGCCGCAAGGAAATTGAGGCCGCCAAGCTGCGCCTGATTGGGCGCGGCAAGTACTACGGCCTGCCCGAAGAGCAGATTCGCCAGGAGGTGGGTGCATGA
- a CDS encoding V-type ATP synthase subunit E, with amino-acid sequence MALDKLLENEAQAEIERIRADARAEAERILAAARTEAEELLGSRSRVLDKQYQAGLTRARSSADLDLNAARLSASEEGIAQVYGLVEQQLRDIGQLPAYREILGRLLNEARQAVPQADVAEVNPSDVEMLRSMVSDLEVRGNPSIEGGVRLLAQGGKSGITNTLMGRLQTLRGSLTPQIRSLLTGE; translated from the coding sequence ATGGCCCTGGATAAACTGCTTGAAAATGAAGCTCAGGCCGAGATCGAGCGCATCCGCGCCGATGCCCGTGCCGAAGCGGAGCGGATTCTGGCCGCTGCCCGCACCGAAGCCGAGGAGCTGCTGGGCAGCCGCAGCCGGGTGCTGGACAAGCAGTACCAGGCCGGTCTGACCCGCGCCCGCTCTTCTGCGGACCTGGACCTGAACGCCGCGCGCCTGAGCGCCTCCGAGGAAGGCATCGCACAGGTATATGGCCTGGTCGAGCAGCAACTTCGCGACATCGGTCAGCTGCCGGCTTACCGTGAGATCCTGGGACGACTGCTGAATGAAGCCCGTCAGGCGGTGCCTCAGGCGGACGTGGCAGAAGTCAATCCCAGCGACGTGGAGATGCTGCGCAGCATGGTGAGTGACCTGGAGGTGCGGGGTAACCCCAGCATTGAAGGTGGCGTACGCCTGCTGGCCCAGGGTGGCAAAAGTGGCATCACCAACACCTTGATGGGCCGCCTGCAGACCCTGCGCGGCAGCCTGACGCCCCAGATTCGTTCGCTGTTGACCGGCGAATAA
- a CDS encoding V-type ATP synthase subunit K yields the protein MTNYNKIATVAVILALAGVAGAQEATTAAANNEGLAAIGKGLALGLGAIGTGIAQARIGSSLVGAVAEDPSKFGQLLLVFLLPETLVILGFVGLFLI from the coding sequence ATGACCAACTACAACAAGATCGCTACCGTTGCCGTTATCCTCGCTCTGGCTGGTGTTGCTGGCGCACAGGAAGCCACCACCGCCGCGGCCAACAACGAAGGTCTGGCGGCCATCGGTAAGGGCTTGGCGCTGGGTCTGGGTGCTATCGGCACCGGTATCGCGCAGGCCCGCATCGGTTCCAGCCTGGTGGGCGCTGTGGCCGAAGATCCCAGCAAGTTCGGTCAGCTGCTGCTGGTCTTCTTGCTGCCTGAAACCCTGGTCATTCTGGGCTTCGTGGGACTGTTCCTGATCTGA
- a CDS encoding V-type ATP synthase subunit I, whose amino-acid sequence MISPMQQVVIAMRRRESEAVITALQEAGVVHLRPIEGGPLRSDSAQEQTSEELKEAERLLARVESTIAELGARRPADLAQASVPPRAEWAERIEAVAVPVAELARERTEVQADVDAASAYAEPVSALAGLVGSLDRSRRVAVIPFVLHAETDLAQVQAALKEALQDRYELAVQNTNTGRVGAVATLVAERDLARSALGRLRLGELRVPGRFEGMPLEQAGAELGQIRGAGRDYLQKLNARRSALAEQHGHELFAMRDGLKDLVAVHDVRTASARGRYSLVMQGYVPTDRISALDAALKPYGDAAMYEVHDVDAHHDAAIPVELRNSGYVRPYQMVMGLMSPPKYGTFDPTWVMAYLMPFLFGLIIGDVGYGILFFLVGLWLKGKADRGESWTVPLMGTKLMPNVLKDIWSIIATMSFWTVLWGFLTGEFFGTWGEHLGLFYFNEDLINRMWGWTGLEFHAHHALSGLIPITFPRLETEYFSPIMLMIALLFGIIQVPWGWFIRIREGLKHGDQTHVWEGIALFGGVIALILMAFITRAASNFGLMFDWANPLVWLMWLGFAAFVVGYLRVIRAFPMLPVELISQGGAVLSYARIFAVGLVSAIMAKLVADLGWNLYESMGIIGAIIGLALAVLLTVLILALTLIGHILQPIRLQMVEFLNPTGYNAETSPAYNPLRRLSPEQGR is encoded by the coding sequence GTGATCAGCCCCATGCAGCAAGTGGTGATCGCCATGCGCCGTCGCGAAAGCGAGGCGGTGATCACGGCGCTGCAAGAAGCAGGCGTCGTTCACCTGCGGCCTATTGAGGGAGGGCCTCTGCGCTCCGACTCGGCGCAGGAACAGACCAGTGAGGAGCTGAAAGAAGCCGAGCGTTTGCTGGCCCGTGTGGAAAGCACCATTGCCGAGTTGGGCGCCCGCCGTCCTGCCGATCTGGCGCAGGCCAGCGTGCCTCCCCGGGCCGAGTGGGCTGAGCGGATTGAAGCAGTCGCCGTACCTGTGGCTGAACTGGCACGTGAGCGGACCGAGGTTCAGGCTGATGTTGACGCGGCTTCGGCTTATGCCGAGCCGGTGTCTGCCTTGGCTGGCCTGGTCGGTTCACTGGACCGCAGCCGCCGGGTAGCGGTGATTCCTTTTGTACTGCACGCCGAAACCGATCTGGCACAGGTGCAAGCAGCGCTGAAGGAAGCTCTGCAGGACCGCTACGAGCTGGCTGTTCAGAACACCAACACGGGCCGCGTCGGTGCGGTGGCCACCCTGGTGGCCGAGCGTGATCTGGCCCGCAGTGCTCTGGGCCGTCTGCGTCTGGGCGAGTTGCGTGTTCCAGGCCGTTTCGAGGGGATGCCCCTGGAACAAGCTGGAGCCGAACTGGGCCAGATTCGCGGCGCCGGGCGTGATTACCTCCAGAAGCTGAACGCCCGCCGTTCGGCCCTGGCCGAGCAGCATGGCCATGAACTGTTCGCCATGCGTGACGGCCTCAAGGATCTGGTGGCGGTGCATGATGTCCGCACGGCCTCGGCGCGTGGGCGTTACTCGCTGGTGATGCAGGGCTATGTCCCGACCGACCGCATCTCCGCGCTGGACGCGGCCCTGAAGCCTTATGGCGACGCGGCCATGTACGAAGTCCACGACGTTGACGCTCACCATGACGCAGCCATTCCGGTGGAACTGCGGAACAGTGGGTATGTGCGCCCTTACCAGATGGTGATGGGCCTGATGAGCCCGCCCAAGTACGGTACCTTCGATCCGACCTGGGTGATGGCTTATCTGATGCCGTTCCTGTTCGGTCTGATTATCGGTGACGTGGGCTACGGCATCCTGTTCTTCCTGGTGGGCCTGTGGCTCAAGGGCAAGGCCGACCGGGGCGAAAGCTGGACGGTTCCCCTGATGGGCACCAAGCTGATGCCAAATGTTCTCAAAGACATCTGGAGCATCATCGCTACAATGTCTTTCTGGACGGTGCTGTGGGGCTTTCTCACCGGTGAGTTCTTCGGTACCTGGGGCGAGCACCTGGGCCTCTTTTATTTCAACGAAGACCTGATCAACCGCATGTGGGGTTGGACCGGCCTGGAATTCCACGCCCACCACGCCCTAAGTGGCCTGATTCCGATTACGTTCCCCCGTCTGGAAACCGAGTACTTCAGCCCGATCATGCTGATGATCGCCCTGCTGTTCGGCATCATTCAGGTGCCCTGGGGCTGGTTTATCCGCATCCGCGAAGGCCTCAAGCATGGTGACCAAACCCACGTCTGGGAAGGCATCGCCCTCTTTGGCGGCGTGATCGCCCTGATCTTGATGGCCTTTATCACCCGCGCCGCCAGCAACTTCGGTCTGATGTTCGACTGGGCCAATCCCCTGGTGTGGCTGATGTGGCTGGGCTTTGCGGCCTTCGTGGTCGGCTACCTGCGCGTGATCCGCGCCTTCCCGATGCTGCCGGTCGAGTTGATCTCACAGGGCGGCGCGGTGCTGAGCTACGCCCGTATCTTCGCAGTGGGCCTGGTGTCCGCCATCATGGCCAAGCTGGTCGCTGACCTGGGCTGGAACCTGTACGAGAGTATGGGCATTATCGGCGCCATTATCGGTCTGGCTCTGGCTGTTCTGCTGACTGTCCTGATCCTGGCGCTGACCTTGATCGGTCACATCCTGCAACCTATCCGTCTTCAGATGGTCGAATTCCTCAATCCGACTGGTTACAACGCTGAAACCAGCCCGGCCTACAACCCCCTTCGTCGCCTCAGCCCTGAGCAGGGCCGGTGA
- a CDS encoding V-type ATPase subunit subunit G family protein, with protein sequence MDVSSRILSELAEREAALDAQIEAARSDARREVEAAQAEADRILREAQERMKAMQAEHDQRLTAETVRIREEARGKATEGTERARGQMAGRISQAAEHVLKAVLP encoded by the coding sequence TTGGACGTCTCAAGTCGAATCTTGAGTGAACTGGCCGAGCGCGAAGCGGCGCTGGACGCGCAGATTGAAGCTGCTCGCAGTGATGCCCGCCGTGAAGTTGAAGCGGCGCAGGCTGAAGCCGACCGTATCCTCCGTGAAGCTCAGGAGCGCATGAAGGCCATGCAGGCCGAGCATGATCAGCGCCTGACCGCCGAAACGGTGCGTATCCGTGAGGAGGCCAGGGGCAAGGCAACTGAGGGCACGGAGCGTGCGCGTGGCCAGATGGCTGGCCGCATTTCGCAGGCCGCCGAGCATGTGCTCAAGGCGGTGTTGCCGTGA
- a CDS encoding DUF4126 domain-containing protein: protein MELFSGFLSALGLSGAAGLNAYIPLFLVGVLANLGLVSLDQPFDLLGSTWTLLVIFLVGLADFIGDKIPGVDHVLHLVTGWIGAAAGAVLFASQAGVADVSPALAGVLGLIVAGGVQAGRAAVRPAATTLTAGVGNPAVSTAEDALSLGLSVLALTIPALAALGLVGLLWWGWRMFTRWRAWRRSAAPMV from the coding sequence GTGGAACTGTTTTCTGGCTTCCTATCGGCGCTGGGCCTCTCCGGTGCAGCGGGGCTGAATGCCTACATCCCGCTGTTTCTGGTCGGCGTGCTGGCCAATCTGGGGCTGGTTTCGCTGGATCAGCCGTTTGACCTGTTGGGTAGCACCTGGACGCTCCTGGTGATTTTCCTGGTGGGCCTGGCAGACTTTATCGGAGACAAGATTCCCGGTGTGGATCATGTGCTGCACCTGGTAACGGGTTGGATCGGGGCCGCTGCGGGTGCGGTGTTGTTCGCGTCACAAGCTGGCGTGGCGGATGTGTCCCCGGCGCTGGCTGGCGTATTGGGATTGATCGTGGCAGGCGGCGTGCAGGCGGGCCGTGCGGCCGTGCGCCCTGCCGCCACCACGTTGACCGCTGGGGTTGGCAATCCTGCCGTGAGCACCGCCGAGGACGCCCTGAGTCTGGGCCTAAGCGTATTGGCGTTGACCATCCCAGCGCTGGCTGCTCTGGGCCTGGTCGGGCTGCTGTGGTGGGGATGGCGGATGTTCACCCGCTGGCGGGCCTGGCGCCGCAGTGCTGCGCCGATGGTCTAA